The following coding sequences lie in one Capsicum annuum cultivar UCD-10X-F1 chromosome 5, UCD10Xv1.1, whole genome shotgun sequence genomic window:
- the LOC124898781 gene encoding uncharacterized serine-rich protein C215.13-like: MGLFNGILKTGPPCMFSYARGDQVLSLYVLASKDVICPVSSFLSSSNPLTPEVVPPSFGSDKSKEPSGDKVPALVFSSSSPLSVLRPESSSSLSNPALGLAGASSKLFELESSQKDGKSNGKLEPLSSGFSPSTLFAALSSTSSFSNGQLASSTAISSISFLTSSNSPRDVPSGSSSVVASSTSILAAVGSTTGNSITSSGGLSGFSAVSSVSTEPLISSGPSYVPPIVSTLSTTSSADNADLKTKATILATSIAVHLL; encoded by the exons ATGGGTTTATTTAATGGCAtactcaaaacgggtcctccatgcatgttctcgtatgctcgaggtgaccaagttttgagcctctatgtgttggcctctaaagatgtcatttGTCCCGTATCAAGTTTCCTGTCCAGTTCCAATCCCCTGACACCGGAGGTTGTCCCACCCTCTTTTGGATCAGATAAATCAAAGGAGCCTAGTGGTGACAAGGTCCCAGCACTTGTATTTTCATCGTCATCCCCTCTCTCAGTGTTAAGGCCAGAAAGCTCAAGCAG cTTATCCAACCCTGCTTTAGGCCTTGCTGGTGCTTCATCGAAACTTTTTGAGTTGGAGAGCTCACAGAAGGATGGGAAGAGCAATGGGAAATTAGAACCTTTATCATCTGGTTTCTCACCTTCAACTTTATTTGCTGCTCTATCAAGCACTTCTAGCTTCAGTAATGGACAGTTGGCATCTAGTACGGCTATCTCATCCATCTCTTTCTTGACATCAAGTAATTCCCCTAGGGATGTTCCATCTGGCAGTTCAAGTGTGGTTGCCTCTTCCACAAGCATTTTAGCTGCTGTTGGCAGCACAACAGGCAACTCTATTACCTCAAGTGGTGGTCTGTCAGGTTTTTCTGCAGTATCTTCAGTATCAACTGAACCTCTTATCAGTTCAGGGCCCTCTTATGTTCCACCAATTGTGTCAACATTATCAACAACTTCCAGTGCAGACAATGCCGACCTGAAAACCAAAGCAACTATTTTGGCAACTTCAATAGCAGTTCACCTTTTGTGA